In Rattus norvegicus strain BN/NHsdMcwi chromosome 1, GRCr8, whole genome shotgun sequence, a genomic segment contains:
- the Or52n2b gene encoding olfactory receptor Olr175: MSGANSSSLTPEFFILNGIPGLEDAHVWISLPFCFMYMIAVVGNCGLIYLIVHEEALHRPMYYFLTLLSFTDITLCTTTVPNMLCIFWFNLKKIGFKACLAQMFFVHTFTATESGMLMLMALDRYVAICYPLRYGTILTNPVIAKASLATFLRSVSFILPFTFLTKRLPYCRGNLIPHAYCDHMSVAKISCGNVKVNAVYGLLVALVVCAFDIFCITVSYTMILRAVMNLSSADARHKAFSTCTSHICAIVITYVPAFFNFFTHRFGGHTIPHHIHIIVANLYLLLPATMNPIVYGVKTKQIRESVIKYFSGDKSGIADIK, from the coding sequence ATGTCTGGAGCCAACAGCTCCAGCCTGACCCCAGAATTCTTTATCTTGAACGGTATTCCCGGGCTGGAAGATGCACATGTCTGGATCTCACTGCCATTCTGCTTCATGTACATGATTGCTGTGGTGGGGAACTGTGGGCTTATCTACCTCATTGTCCATGAGGAGGCTCTGCACCGGCCCATGTATTATTTTCTAACCCTGCTCTCCTTCACTGACATAACTTTATGTACCACTACTGTACCCAATATGCTGTGTATATTCTGGTTCAACCTCAAGAAGATTGGATTTAAAGCTTGCCTGGCCCAGATGTTCTTTGTGCATACCTTCACAGCAACAGAGTCTGGCATGCTAATGCTCATGGCCCTggatcgctatgtggccatctgctaCCCTTTGCGCTATGGGACCATCCTGACCAATCCTGTGATTGCCAAAGCTAGTCTTGCTACTTTCTTGAGGAGTGTGTCATTCATCCTCCCTTTTACCTTCCTCACCAAGCGCCTGCCCTATTGCCGAGGAAACCTCATCCCCCATGCCTACTGTGACCACATGTCTGTGGCTAAGATATCCTGTGGCAACGTCAAAGTTAATGCAGTCTATGGTCTGTTGGTTGCTCTTGTGGTTTGTGCATTTGACATATTCTGTATCACTGTGTCATACACAATGATATTGAGAGCAGTAATGAACCTGTCCTCTGCTGATGCTCGTCACAAGGCCTTCAGCACCTGCACATCTCACATCTGTGCTATTGTGATCACTTATGTGCCTGCCTTTTTTAACTTCTTCACTCATCGTTTTGGAGGACACACAATTCCACACCACATTCACATCATAGTGGCTAACCTCTACCTGCTACTGCCTGCTACCATGAACCCAATTGTTTATGGAGTCAAGACCAAGCAGATTCGGGagagtgtgatcaaatattttagTGGAGACAAGAGCGGCATTGCtgatataaaatga
- the Or52n2e gene encoding olfactory receptor Olr176 yields the protein MSGSNSSSLIPEFFILNGVPGLEDAHVWISLPFCFMYMIAVVGNCGLIYLIGHEEALHRPMYYFLALLSFTDVTWCTTTVPNMLCIFWFNFKKIGFNSCLVQMFFVHMLTGMESGVLMLMALDRYVAICYPLRYTSILTNPVIAKAGLATFMRSVMLIFPFTLLTKRLPYCRGTLIPHTYCDHMSVAKVSCGNAKVNAIYGLMVALLIGVFDICCISVSYTMILRAVVSLSSADARHKAFSTCTSHICAIVITYVPAFFTFFTHRFGGNTIPHHIHIIVANLYLLLPPTMNPIVYGVKTKQIRESVIKFLLGDKISNT from the coding sequence ATGTCTGGATCCAACAGCTCCAGCCTGATCCCAGAATTCTTTATCCTCAATGGTGTTCCTGGGCTGGAAGATGCACATGTCTGGATCTCTCTGCCATTCTGCTTCATGTACATGATTGCTGTGGTGGGGAACTGTGGGCTTATCTACCTCATTGGCCATGAGGAGGCTCTGCACAGACCCATGTACTACTTCCTGGCCTTACTCTCCTTCACTGATGTTACCTGGTGTACTACCACTGTGCCCAATATGCTGTGCATATTCTGGTTCAACTTTAAGAAGATCGGATTTAATTCCTGCCTTGTCCAGATGTTCTTTGTCCACATGTTGACTGGAATGGAGTCTGGTGTGCTCATGCTGATGGCCCTGGACCGCTATGTAGCCATCTGCTATCCTCTTCGATATACCTCCATCCTCACCAACCCTGTGATTGCCAAGGCTGGGCTTGCTACATTCATGAGGAGTGTCATGCTCATCTTTCCATTCACTCTCCTCACCAAGCGCTTGCCCTATTGCAGAGGCACCCTTATCCCCCACACTTACTGTGATCACATGTCTGTGGCTAAGGTATCCTGTGGCAATGCCAAGGTCAACGCAATATATGGCCTCATGGTTGCTCTGTTGATTGGTGTGTTTGACATTTGCTGTATCTCTGTGTCTTACACTATGATACTGAGGGCAGTGGTGAGTCTGTCCTCTGCTGATGCTCGTCACAAGGCCTTCAGCACCTGCACATCTCATATCTGTGCTATTGTGATCACTTATGTGCCTGCCTTTTTCACTTTCTTTACTCATCGTTTTGGAGGAAACACTATTCCCCACCACATCCACATCATAGTGGCCAACCTCTACCTGCTCTTGCCCCCTACCATGAACCCAATTGTTTATGGAGTCAAGACCAAGCAGATTCGGGAAAGTGTAATCAAGTTTTTACTTGGAGACAAAATAAGCAATACCTAA